A window from Malassezia japonica chromosome 1, complete sequence encodes these proteins:
- the DHH1 gene encoding RNA helicase (EggNog:ENOG503NV8Q; COG:A), with amino-acid sequence MATSAPSANGPAQVQRPPKDVRPQTEDVTATKGNDFEDYFLKRELLMGIFEAGFERPSPIQEEAIPIALSGRDILARAKNGTGKTAAYVIPTLERVNTKKNKIQAVLLVPTRELALQTSQVAKTLGKHLGAEIMVCTGGTTLRDDILRLGQTVHILVGTPGRILDLAGKGVADLSQCTTFVMDEADKLLSPEFTPVIEQLLAFLPKERQVMLFSATFPLIVKNFKEKHMVKPYEINLMDELTLRGVTQYYAFVEERQKVHCLNTLFSKLQINQSIIFCNSTNRVELLAKKITELGYSCFYSHAKMLQAHRNRVFHDFRNGACRNLVCSDLLTRGIDIQAVNVVINFDFPKNAETYLHRIGRSGRFGHMGLAINLITYEDRFNYYNIERELGTEIQAIPATIDKRLYVSPALIEEADQREREAKASGRPVQGPSVMQQGLPSIPPTQAAMHSVPVNQNANFTESVPNRRGRRGPPRNGGNRNQQQTA; translated from the coding sequence ATGGCGACGtccgcgccgagtgcgaATGGGCCTGCCCAAGTGCAGCGCCCACCGAAAGATGTGCGGCCGCAGACGGAAGATGTGACGGCGACGAAGGGAAATGACTTTGAGGACTACTTTTTGAAGCGGGAGCTGTTGATGGGCATCTTCGAGGCCGGTTTCGAGCGCCCCTCGCCGATCCAGGAAGAGGCAATCCCCATTGCACTTTCTGGCCGCGACATTCTTGCGCGTGCCAAGAACGGTACCGGTAAGACGGCCGCGTATGTGATCCCGACGCTGGAGCGGGTCAATACCAAGAAGAATAAGATCCAGGCGGTGCTGCTGGTGCCTACGCGtgagcttgcgctgcagacCAGCCAGGTCGCCAAGACCCTCGGCAAGCACCTCGGTGCCGAGATCATGGTGTGCACCGGTGGTACGACGCTCCGCGACGACATTCTGCGTCTGGGCCAGACCGTGCACATTCTGGTCGGTACCCCCGGCCGTATTCTCGACCTGGCTGGCAAAGGCGTTGCGGACCTGAGCCAGTGCACGACGTTTGTTATGGATGAGGCCGACAAGCTGCTTTCCCCCGAGTTTACGCCCGTTAttgagcagctcctcgcctTCCTGCCGAAGGAGCGCCAGGTCATGCTCTTCTCTGCGACCTTCCCGCTGATCGTGAAAAACTTCAAGGAGAAGCACATGGTCAAGCCTTACGAGATTAATTTGATGGATGAGCTGACCCTGCGCGGTGTGACGCAGTACTACGCTtttgtcgaggagcgccaaAAAGTGCACTGCCTCAACACGCTCTTCTCCAAGCTGCAGATCAACCAGTCGATCATCTTCTGCAACTCGACCAaccgtgtcgagctgctggccAAGAAGATTACGGAGCTCGGCTACTCGTGCTTCTACTCGCATGCCAAAATGCTTCAGGCGCACCGCAACCGTGTTTTCCACGACTTCCGCaacggcgcgtgccgcaaCCTGGTGTGCTCTGACCTGCTCACGCGTGGTATCGATATTCAGGCCGTGAACGTGGTGATCAACTTTGACTTCCCCAAGAATGCCGAGACCTACCTGCACCGTATCGGCCGCAGTGGCCGTTTCGGCCACATGGGTCTCGCGATCAACCTGATTACCTACGAGGACCGCTTCAACTACTACAacatcgagcgcgagctcggcaccgaGATCCAGGCGATTCCCGCGACGATCGACAAGCGCCTCTACGTCTCGCCCGCCCTCATCGAGGAGGccgaccagcgcgagcgcgaggccaaggcgagcggccgcccggTGCAAGGCCCGAGTGTCATGCAGCAGGGCCTGCCGTCCATCCCCCCTACGCAGGCTGCCATGCACTCCGTGCCGGTCAACCAAAATGCCAACTTTACCGAGAGTGTGCCGaaccgccgcggccgtcgtgGACCGCCGCGGAACGGCGGCAACCGTAACCAGCAGCAGACCGCGTAA
- the PAM17 gene encoding TIM23 complex component (EggNog:ENOG503P3WS; BUSCO:EOG09264HN5; TransMembrane:2 (i46-68o88-113i); COG:U) translates to MSMQVGLRAAAALKPRALGVRTLATSNGKEYLPWETYLRLRNQRRIAGLVSTVPAMILAGAASGSYFLTQELDPSQTIMGIDPLFVHIGATLACTGLGWLIGPSVGTAVWSLMHRSKAAQIAQRDHEFYQHIRRMRVDPTRQVVHNPVPDYYGEKIGSIKQYRQWLRDQVC, encoded by the exons ATGTCCATGCAGGTGGgattgcgcgccgcggcggcgctcaagCCGCGTGCtctcggcgtgcgcacgctcgctaCGTCGAATGGAAAAGAGTACCTTCCGTGGGAAACAT acctgcgcctgcgcaaccagcgccgcatcgccggcCTCGTTTCGACGGTGCCTGCCATGATTctcgcaggcgccgcatcgGGATCCTACTTTTTGacgcaggagctcgacccGAGTCAGACGATCATGggg ATCGACCCCCTGTTTGTGCACatcggcgcgacgctcgcctgCACGGGCCTCGGCTGGCTCATCGGGCCGTCGGTCGGCACGGCGGTTTGGTCGCTGATGCACCGCAGCAAGGCCGCACAGATCGCGCAGCGTGACCATGAGTTCTACCAGCACATCCGCCGTATGCGCGTCGATCCGACGCGCCAGGTGGTGCACAACCCCGTGCCGGACTACTATGGCGAAAAGATCGGCTCGATCAAGCAATACCGCCAGTGGCTCCGTGATCAGGTATGTTGA
- a CDS encoding uncharacterized protein (COG:H; EggNog:ENOG503Q54E), translating into MWAVRVPGLAARVLRPVPRIVAPVRMLATAPEAPKRRTRAKADGTTPRPRRKKAATPFSSEPLYACDAVIPEADEPFCHKHLPHPSQWKSVFNFTKEQFARHRYFVARQDTAQAIVDKIGLDDAERNGHKATIVEAYAGPGTLTRQLMQHPSVERVVALENAPTFLPWLERLKVDPTLEAVQDKLHILPESGFSWDTYETLVDGGYLANLENKIPNLGADAPPMDWAAPSPIVFVAQIPNSVHGEQLFAQLVHAICSGYWLYKYGRVKMVFVCGETVATRSLATPADQRDRAKLGTTVQCLSKPELLIPTEELQPYADYFFPPTPSIGPRVPITNTFIPNANISSGLSKRNLAVLGIDPLKDLLVDSRDLDAFEFLTRNLFVLKTKPIAEALKHVAPGAANILKLLAPDHPSMKERPQDVILPHTPVVALTNEQWAALAVVFEKWPFRPQNLFEEGRVQRGKSADNQFF; encoded by the coding sequence ATGTGGGCCGTACGGGTGCCTGGcctggcggcgcgtgtgctGCGGCCCGTGCCGCGGATCGTTGCGCCGGTGCGTATGCTTGCAACTGCGCCCGAAGCGCccaagcggcgcacacgcgccaaggcggacggcacgacgccgcggccgcgccgcaaaAAAGCCGCGACGCCTTTCTCAAGCGAGCCACTGTacgcgtgcgacgcggtgattcccgaggcggacgagccCTTTTGCCACAAGCACCTGCCCCACCCCTCGCAGTGGAAGAGTGTGTTTAACTTTACGAAAGAGCAGTTTGCGCGGCATCGCTACTTTGTTGCGCGCCAGGACACCGCGCAGGCGATCGTCGACAAGATCGGtctcgacgatgcggagCGCAACGGGCACAAAGCGACGATAGTCGAGGCATATGCTGGACCCGGCACGCTCACGCGCCAGCTGATGCAGCATCCGAGCGTAGAGCGTGTCGTCGCACTGGAGAATGCACCGACCTTTTTGCCGtggctcgagcggctcAAGGTCGACCCGACGCTGGAAGCGGTGCAGGACAAGCTGCACATCCTCCCCGAATCTGGCTTTTCGTGGGACACGTACGAGACGCTCGTGGATGGCGGCTACCTCGCGAATCTCGAAAACAAGATTCCGAACCTCGgggcggacgcgccgccgatggactgggcggcgccgagtccGATCGTGTTTGTCGCGCAGATTCCCAACTCGGtgcacggcgagcagctctttgcgcagctcgtgcatgCGATCTGCTCGGGGTACTGGCTCTACAAGTACGGCCGCGTAAAGATGGTCTTTGTCTGTGGCGAGACGGtcgccacgcgctcgctcgcgacgccggccgaccagcgcgaccgcgcgAAGCTGGGCACGACGGTGCAGTGCCTCTCGAAGCCCGAGCTTCTCATTCCcaccgaggagctgcagccGTACGCGGACTACTTCTTTCCCCCCACGCCGTCGATCGGCCCACGCGTGCCGATCACAAACACATTTATCCCCAACGCGAACATCTCGTCCGGCCTCTCGAAGCGCAATCTCGCGGTTCTCGGCATCGACCCTTTGAAAGATTTGCTGGTCGACAGCCGCGATCTCGACGCGTTCGAGTTCCTGACGCGCAACCTCTTTGTGTTGAAAACCAAGCCGATCGCCGAAGCGCTcaagcacgtcgcgcccggcgcggcgaaTATACTCAagctccttgcgccggATCACCCCTCCATGAAGGAGCGGCCGCAGGACGTGATCCTGCCTCATACCCCCGTCGTCGCCCTGACCAACGAGCAgtgggcggcgctggcggtcGTCTTTGAAAAGTGGCCCTTCCGCCCCCAGAACCTCTTTGAAGAGGgacgcgtgcagcgcggcaaGAGCGCAGATAACCAGTTCTTCTAG
- a CDS encoding uncharacterized protein (COG:O; EggNog:ENOG503P5MD) yields MDAGALLDAFALLGIETDATEAQIRTAYRKRSLQWHPDKVRDLPQDVAADRFHKLSLAYEQLMNPGTRADLAQKMEQERERRARHDAFDSRRKQMAADLEEREAYERQIKAQRERARREHAQRVTALREEGHAMRVDKHEQLLKEWQARQAPTNSLPQKRKADVELPPLGPMDTTALLRFPVEQLDEMGGEALFENAQTTPLAAALVTSYGPLATLAVKPPKKRREVSALATFTDIQAASRAVEQGSALRCTHPLLEETWIGWGDANFKARASVPERVAYWQAHPTAPRDAPSDAAPAPAPEALPKAGLLDAEYEAQTLQRLQRAAVSGAA; encoded by the coding sequence ATGGACGCGGGGGCGTTGCTGGATGCGTTTGCCTTGCTCGGCATCGAGACCGATGCGACTGAGGCGCAGATCCGCACTGCCTACCGCAAGCGGTCGCTGCAATGGCATCCCGACAAGGTCAGGGACCTGCCGCAGGACGTGGCAGCCGACCGATTCCACAAGCTCTCGCTCGCGTACGAGCAGCTGATGAACCcgggcacgcgcgccgacctcgcgcaAAAGATGGAGCAAGAgcgtgagcggcgcgcgcggcacgatgCATTTGACTCGCGGCGCAAGCAGATGGCCGCGGatctcgaggagcgcgaggcgtacgagcgccagatcaaggcgcagcgcgagcgggcgcggcgcgagcacgcccagcgcgtcacggcgctgcgtgaggaGGGGCATGCAATGCGTGTCGACAAGCATGAACAGCTCCTGAAGGAATggcaggcgcgccaggcgccgaCGAACTCCTTGCCCCAGAAACGCAAGGCGGacgtcgagctgccgccgctgggACCGATGGACACGACGGCCCTGCTGCGCTTCCctgtcgagcagctcgatgAGATGgggggcgaggcgcttTTCGAAAATGCACAGACGACACCactcgctgcggcgctcgtcacgTCCTATGGCCCACTGGCGACGCTGGCCGTCAAGCCGCCCAAGAAGCGCCGCGAAgtctcggcgctcgcgaccttTACCGATATACAagccgcgtcgcgcgcggtcgagcagggcAGTGCGCTACGGTGCACGCACcccctgctcgaggagacGTGGATCGGGTGGGGCGACGCCAACTTCAAGGCGCGTGCCTCTGTCCctgagcgcgtcgcgtacTGGCAGGCGCACCCCACCGCGCCACGGGATGCGCCGAgcgatgctgcgcctgcgcctgcgcctgaaGCGCTGCCCAAGGCGGGCCTGCTGGACGCCGAGTACGAGGCTCAGACGCTCCAGCGACTACAGAGAGCTGCTGTGTCCGGTGCTGCGTAA
- the MRPL35 gene encoding mitochondrial 54S ribosomal protein YmL35 (BUSCO:EOG09262U7S; COG:J; EggNog:ENOG503NXRG) — MESTWKPAVQKGALPVYDEALAYVEADAAAQKARLQAVKQSNENAELVDALEIASEINLPHIRSEFTSGTYDLRRPVFRHLREQAWRLGGSLDQLVERATLMNVLPDVVPEFTPTVDLQVLFGSGAGIGDHGGSGGDILPGIFLSPAQTRAAPQIIATAFHNDERKYTVMLVDPDSPSDVSETFQTYVHWLVQDVPLSASQSSLPASLNDVLPYIPPHPQQGTPYHRYTMLLFEQTAPVSLGEVPREQMDVAAFAVQHQLQLRGLHFWRARWTEANKKEVSAIYNDILQIPEPRYGYVPRQDKLKDALGVRHSKYY; from the coding sequence ATGGAGTCGACCTGGAAACCTGCTGTGCAAAAGGGTGCTCTTCCTGTAtacgacgaggcgctcgcctacgtcgaggccgacgcggccgcgcaaAAAGCCCGTCTGCAAGCCGTGAAGCAGAGCAACGAGAACGCggagctggtcgacgcgctcgagatcgCGTCCGAGATTAACCTCCCGCATATCCGTTCGGAATTCACGAGCGGGACGTacgacctgcgccggccCGTCTTTCggcacctgcgcgagcaggcatggcggctcggcggctcgctcgaccagctcgtggAGCGTGCGACGCTGATGAATGTGCTGCCTGACGTCGTGCCCGAATTTACGCCGACGGTCGACCTCCAAGTGCTCTTtggcagcggcgccggcatcggcgaccatggcggcagcggcggcgacaTTCTTCCCGGCATTTTCCTGTCGCCCGCGCAGACGCGTGCTGCACCGCAGATCATTGCGACGGCCTTCCACaacgacgagcgcaagtACACCGTGATGTTGGTGGACCCCgactcgccgagcgacgtgtcCGAGACATTCCAGACCTATGTGCACTGGCTGGTGCAAGACGTGCCGCTGTCTGCGTCGCAGTCGTCGCTGCCTGCGTCGCTGAACGATGTGCTGCCCTACATCCCCCCCCACCCCCAGCAGGGCACGCCGTACCACCGCTACACGATGCTTCTCTTTGAGCAGACTGCGCCGGTGTCGCTTGGCGAAGTCCCTCGCGAGCAGATGGACGTGGCTGCCTTTGCTGTCCAGCAccagctgcagctgcgtggCCTGCACTtttggcgcgcgcgctggacTGAGGCGAACAAAAAGGAGGTGTCGGCGATCTACAACGACATCCTCCAGATTCCCGAGCCGCGGTATGGCTACGTCCCTCGCCAGGACAAGCTGAaggacgcgctcggtgtGCGTCATAGCAAGTACTATTAA